The following coding sequences are from one Paenibacillus tundrae window:
- a CDS encoding zinc-binding dehydrogenase has translation MAHAGHSQFTGLTMDGGYAEYMVAYVDSLSSIPNEISVMETASLMCAGKTTFSAIKNCKARPGDLVAIQGIGGLGHLAVQFESKAGFLTLAISRGNNKEALARELGAHHYIDSAEEDPSEALQGLDGNKVFLATAPNAKAVSSLINGLGQDGELIIVTTSSYSLELSAMDFMKGPGTVKGTLTGGAEEIQATINFSVLTDTRPMIESYPLDRASEAYDKMKSPSLISVLY, from the coding sequence ATGGCACATGCGGGACATAGCCAGTTTACCGGATTAACGATGGACGGTGGATATGCGGAGTACATGGTTGCATATGTAGACAGTTTGTCTAGTATCCCAAATGAAATTTCGGTGATGGAAACTGCTTCACTAATGTGTGCTGGTAAAACAACCTTTAGTGCCATCAAAAATTGTAAAGCTCGTCCTGGTGATCTGGTAGCAATTCAGGGAATTGGTGGGCTAGGACATCTGGCCGTTCAGTTTGAAAGCAAAGCAGGATTCCTCACCTTGGCTATTTCACGAGGAAATAATAAAGAAGCTCTTGCACGGGAACTAGGAGCTCATCACTACATTGATTCGGCCGAAGAAGATCCATCTGAGGCATTGCAAGGATTAGACGGTAACAAAGTTTTCCTAGCAACTGCACCTAACGCAAAGGCTGTTTCCTCTTTGATCAACGGGTTGGGTCAAGACGGCGAGCTTATCATTGTGACAACTTCTTCTTATTCATTAGAATTATCAGCAATGGACTTTATGAAGGGACCTGGCACAGTCAAAGGTACGTTAACAGGGGGAGCGGAAGAAATTCAAGCGACGATTAATTTCAGTGTATTGACGGATACTCGTCCTATGATTGAGTCATATCCATTAGATCGTGCTAGCGAAGCTTATGATAAAATGAAGTCACCATCCCTCATTTCCGTGCTGTACTGA
- a CDS encoding thioredoxin family protein, translating to MTHVQEITSVNEIDTFIQNNRLSMLYVSQDNCSVCHAIYPKLKELLNHYPEIKLAHIDASQVAAVAGKLLTFTVPTIILFYDQREYLRDGRFVQFEQLKARLDEVYNAI from the coding sequence ATGACACATGTCCAAGAAATAACTTCAGTGAATGAAATAGATACGTTTATTCAGAATAATCGACTAAGTATGCTATATGTGTCTCAAGATAATTGTAGCGTATGTCATGCAATTTATCCCAAACTGAAAGAATTGCTTAACCATTATCCAGAAATAAAGCTTGCTCATATCGATGCTAGTCAAGTAGCAGCAGTGGCTGGCAAATTGTTAACTTTTACTGTCCCCACGATTATCTTGTTCTATGACCAAAGGGAGTATCTTCGTGACGGTCGGTTTGTCCAATTTGAGCAATTAAAAGCAAGATTAGATGAGGTTTATAACGCTATATAA
- a CDS encoding rhodanese-like domain-containing protein: protein MIYVLIIVLILMYWIYKYIRFIRNVTVLSLKSNLILVPDHTKCLDIRDSSDFEKEHIPNSINISIGRLPYVWRKENLTPEDSVIILTNNYFKGIKAIRILRKQGFYDLYLLVGTITQFIEWSQSQQRNSEQFCNEYDWSSTHICSE from the coding sequence ATGATATATGTCCTTATAATCGTTCTTATACTGATGTACTGGATATATAAATATATCCGCTTCATACGTAACGTAACGGTTTTATCTTTAAAATCAAACCTAATCTTGGTGCCTGATCATACTAAATGCCTCGACATAAGAGATAGTTCTGATTTTGAAAAAGAGCACATTCCAAATTCCATTAATATCTCTATAGGACGATTGCCTTATGTTTGGAGAAAAGAAAATTTGACCCCCGAAGATAGCGTAATTATTCTGACCAATAACTATTTTAAAGGAATAAAAGCTATACGTATTTTACGAAAACAGGGATTTTATGATTTGTATTTATTGGTAGGCACGATAACTCAATTCATTGAATGGAGTCAAAGTCAGCAGAGAAATTCAGAACAATTTTGTAATGAATATGATTGGAGCAGTACCCATATATGTTCCGAATAA
- a CDS encoding ArsR/SmtB family transcription factor: MEVTCAKSDIKERLYQQFARIGKCLSSDKRLEIMDILSNGPKSVDSLATQTGMSVSNVSRHLQILLEAKLVKFHKKGTFVIYNISDSSVTQFLSSLWNICEDRLADIKLIKDELEEQYEGVRNISKNDLMLRMKQDNLVLIDLRPVEEYETSHIPGAISVPLEQLEVFLQTLNKDVELAAYCRGPFCSIASQAVNYIQEQGFRAYRIEEGVHEWNAYGSPVSAKATI, translated from the coding sequence ATGGAAGTTACATGTGCTAAATCAGATATTAAAGAACGTTTATATCAACAATTTGCTCGAATTGGGAAATGTTTATCGAGTGACAAAAGACTTGAGATTATGGATATCTTGTCAAACGGACCGAAATCTGTTGATAGTTTAGCTACTCAAACAGGTATGAGCGTATCGAATGTATCCCGTCACTTACAGATTTTGCTGGAAGCTAAGCTCGTTAAATTTCACAAAAAGGGTACGTTTGTTATATATAACATCAGTGACTCATCTGTAACACAATTTTTGTCCTCATTGTGGAATATATGCGAGGACAGACTCGCTGACATCAAGCTGATTAAAGATGAACTGGAAGAGCAATATGAAGGAGTTCGTAATATTAGTAAAAACGACCTAATGCTTCGAATGAAGCAAGATAACCTCGTTCTCATAGATCTTCGTCCCGTTGAGGAGTATGAAACATCTCACATTCCAGGTGCTATTTCTGTACCCTTAGAACAGTTAGAAGTATTTCTACAAACATTAAATAAAGATGTAGAACTTGCTGCCTATTGCCGAGGGCCTTTTTGTTCTATTGCATCTCAAGCTGTGAATTATATCCAAGAACAGGGTTTTAGAGCATACCGAATAGAAGAAGGCGTTCACGAGTGGAATGCTTACGGAAGTCCGGTTTCAGCCAAGGCAACCATATGA
- the trxA gene encoding thioredoxin encodes MGAVSLTKQNFESNVNTGVTLVDFWAPWCPPCQVQLPIVNDLADDLAGQATIAKVNVDEELELAQQFGVRSIPTLLLFKDGKLAETMIGVNQKQALKEKIQGLLNSK; translated from the coding sequence ATGGGAGCAGTATCATTAACAAAACAAAATTTTGAATCGAACGTTAACACGGGAGTGACTTTAGTCGATTTCTGGGCACCATGGTGTCCACCTTGTCAAGTGCAACTTCCAATCGTAAATGATCTAGCTGATGATTTGGCTGGGCAAGCAACCATTGCCAAAGTCAATGTAGATGAGGAACTCGAATTGGCACAGCAATTCGGAGTTAGAAGTATTCCAACGCTTCTCTTATTTAAAGATGGCAAATTAGCTGAGACCATGATTGGTGTGAATCAAAAACAAGCTCTTAAAGAAAAAATTCAAGGATTGCTTAATTCAAAATAA
- a CDS encoding GNAT family N-acetyltransferase, protein MAHSIVGSSNQSITDATFRMLWKSKNNRFSHEFTYEAKIGDKSLGMITCLPYTTLDQLGSSTAKQLFSYRKLGLKEGFEGEYHIATLAAMPESRGMGIGSQLIQHAEEQAIRQGYNLSSLTVKKENHLAAKLYVKLG, encoded by the coding sequence ATGGCACATTCAATTGTGGGGTCAAGTAATCAAAGCATTACTGATGCGACATTCAGAATGCTATGGAAGTCTAAGAACAATCGATTTAGTCATGAATTTACCTATGAGGCAAAAATCGGTGACAAATCGCTCGGAATGATTACGTGTTTACCATATACCACTCTGGATCAATTGGGCTCATCTACAGCGAAACAACTGTTTTCATACCGAAAACTAGGACTGAAGGAAGGATTCGAAGGAGAGTACCATATTGCAACTCTTGCAGCTATGCCCGAAAGCAGAGGCATGGGTATAGGCTCCCAACTCATTCAACATGCAGAAGAGCAGGCGATTAGACAGGGGTATAACCTAAGTTCCCTTACAGTCAAAAAAGAGAATCATCTCGCTGCCAAACTATACGTCAAACTGGGCTAA